The proteins below are encoded in one region of Timaviella obliquedivisa GSE-PSE-MK23-08B:
- a CDS encoding HAD-IC family P-type ATPase has protein sequence MLLSHPWHHLSIEKASQLLESDSNRGLTLDEIPKRQTQYGYNRLASQSRESRWRRFLQQFQQPVQYILLVAATVTALFKEPVDASVIFTVAIGNALIGFIQESKAENAIAALAEVVTMSATVFRDEEKVQISSSELTLGDLVVLTAGDKVPADLRLTDAFDLQIDESGITGESVPIIKVTEQLPQDISLADRINMAYTGSLVTAGQGMGLVTAIADQTEAGRVAQLMQQSGHLKTPLTRKIEKFSRTLLYAVLVLAAMALAIGIGRGGDFFETFKAAVALAVSAVPEGLPAIVTITLAIGVSRMAKRHVIIRELPAVETLGSTTVICSDKTGTLTKNQMTVQEIAAGGQQYSVTGVGYEPQGEILYNQQRVNLTTNAALRDCLLAGLLCNDSHLQLGDDQWEIVGDPTEGALLIAAEKAGLDRGALDTELPRLDVLPFSSKAQYMATLHQQGTDRGVYVKGSIEAILPRCRSLMNSQAEQTALDVALTQQQAEAMAQKGLRVLAFAKKTIAPDAETIEPDELEQDLVFLGLQGMIDPPRPEAIAAVRDCHTAGIKVKMITGDHPTTATAIAQMIGLQQSQTAFTGRELVQMNSDGLGNAVEATDVFARVAPEQKLRLVEALKAKGEIVAMTGDGVNDAPALKQADIGVAMGMGTEVAKEAAHMILTDNNFASIGAAVEEGRTVYRNLRRAIGFILPISGGESLTVLLGVLLGTILPIVPVQILWVNLVSAIALSLPLAFEPKSQRAMQQPPRNPSEALLSKSLIFRVLIISIWNCIVTFGMFEWALKMTNDADIARTVAINALVASETFYLLTISSFVPSVMANLFGHRRPISYAPVIGAGALGILQVLFSQWSVMNGLFDTQPLTLTQALLSIAAGLPIILWALLVKRFDPID, from the coding sequence ATTTTGCTATCACATCCTTGGCATCATCTCTCCATAGAAAAGGCATCTCAACTTCTTGAAAGTGACTCTAATCGGGGTTTAACGCTTGATGAGATCCCAAAACGGCAGACTCAATACGGCTACAATCGCCTTGCTAGTCAGTCACGGGAAAGTCGCTGGCGGCGGTTCCTTCAGCAATTTCAACAGCCTGTTCAATATATTCTCCTGGTGGCTGCGACCGTTACAGCCCTGTTCAAAGAACCTGTAGATGCAAGCGTTATTTTTACTGTTGCGATCGGCAATGCTTTAATTGGCTTTATCCAAGAGTCAAAGGCTGAGAATGCAATCGCGGCTCTCGCAGAAGTCGTAACGATGAGCGCAACGGTGTTTCGGGATGAAGAGAAGGTACAAATTTCTTCCAGTGAACTGACCTTGGGAGACTTGGTTGTGCTGACGGCAGGCGATAAAGTTCCCGCAGACTTACGCTTAACCGATGCTTTTGATTTGCAGATTGATGAGTCTGGCATCACTGGCGAGTCGGTTCCAATCATCAAAGTTACAGAGCAGTTGCCTCAAGATATTTCGCTTGCCGATCGCATCAACATGGCGTACACGGGCAGTTTGGTTACGGCGGGGCAAGGGATGGGGCTAGTGACTGCGATCGCAGATCAGACTGAAGCCGGACGGGTAGCGCAACTGATGCAGCAGTCTGGTCACCTCAAAACGCCGCTAACCCGCAAGATTGAGAAGTTTAGCCGTACCTTGCTCTATGCCGTTTTGGTATTAGCAGCGATGGCGTTAGCGATTGGAATTGGACGGGGTGGAGACTTTTTTGAAACGTTCAAAGCAGCCGTAGCACTGGCAGTTAGTGCTGTTCCTGAGGGGTTGCCTGCAATTGTCACCATTACCCTGGCGATCGGGGTGTCCCGGATGGCAAAGCGTCACGTGATCATCCGGGAACTGCCAGCGGTTGAAACGTTGGGTAGCACGACAGTCATCTGTTCTGACAAAACGGGCACCCTGACCAAAAACCAGATGACCGTTCAGGAAATCGCTGCGGGTGGACAACAATACTCGGTAACCGGAGTCGGTTATGAACCTCAGGGGGAGATTTTATATAACCAGCAGCGGGTTAACCTAACTACCAATGCGGCACTACGCGACTGTTTGTTAGCTGGGTTGCTTTGTAACGATTCGCATCTTCAGCTTGGGGATGACCAATGGGAGATTGTAGGCGACCCCACTGAAGGCGCATTGCTGATTGCTGCCGAGAAAGCCGGATTGGATCGAGGGGCTTTGGATACTGAACTGCCGCGCTTGGATGTACTTCCTTTTAGCTCGAAAGCTCAATATATGGCAACGTTGCATCAGCAGGGAACCGATCGCGGTGTTTATGTCAAAGGTTCGATCGAAGCCATTCTGCCGCGCTGTCGAAGTTTGATGAATTCCCAGGCAGAACAAACTGCGCTGGATGTTGCGTTAACTCAGCAGCAAGCGGAGGCAATGGCTCAAAAAGGGTTGCGGGTGCTGGCATTCGCCAAAAAAACGATCGCCCCAGATGCCGAAACTATTGAGCCAGATGAGCTTGAGCAAGATCTAGTCTTTCTGGGCTTGCAGGGCATGATCGACCCACCCCGTCCAGAAGCGATCGCTGCTGTCCGGGACTGTCATACTGCCGGAATTAAAGTCAAGATGATCACGGGAGACCATCCGACGACCGCAACCGCGATCGCTCAGATGATTGGCTTGCAACAATCTCAGACTGCATTTACTGGTCGCGAGCTTGTCCAGATGAATTCCGACGGCTTGGGAAATGCTGTGGAAGCCACCGATGTCTTTGCGCGAGTCGCCCCTGAACAAAAACTGCGTCTAGTTGAAGCGTTGAAAGCGAAAGGCGAAATTGTAGCGATGACAGGTGATGGCGTTAACGATGCTCCTGCCCTAAAACAGGCGGATATTGGTGTGGCAATGGGCATGGGCACGGAAGTCGCCAAAGAAGCGGCGCACATGATTTTAACTGATAATAATTTTGCCTCAATCGGGGCAGCTGTTGAAGAAGGACGTACCGTTTATCGCAATTTACGGCGGGCGATCGGGTTTATCTTACCAATAAGCGGGGGTGAGTCTCTGACCGTTTTACTGGGCGTGTTGCTTGGAACCATACTGCCGATTGTTCCTGTGCAAATTCTGTGGGTCAATTTAGTTAGTGCGATCGCGCTTTCCTTGCCGCTAGCGTTTGAGCCGAAATCCCAGCGTGCTATGCAACAACCGCCTCGCAACCCCAGTGAAGCATTGCTTTCTAAGAGTTTAATCTTCCGAGTTTTAATCATCTCGATTTGGAACTGTATCGTCACCTTCGGCATGTTTGAGTGGGCATTAAAAATGACAAACGATGCTGACATTGCTCGGACGGTTGCTATCAATGCACTGGTTGCCTCCGAGACTTTCTACCTCCTGACCATCAGTAGTTTTGTTCCCTCTGTTATGGCAAACCTCTTTGGTCACCGCCGACCTATCAGCTATGCTCCAGTTATTGGAGCGGGGGCTTTGGGGATACTACAAGTTTTGTTTAGTCAATGGAGTGTGATGAATGGGCTCTTTGACACTCAACCCCTGACTCTTACTCAAGCCCTTCTCAGCATTGCTGCCGGACTGCCTATCATTTTGTGGGCGCTCCTAGTGAAAAGGTTTGACCCGATTGATTAA
- a CDS encoding photosystem II protein Y — translation MDWRILVVLLPVILAGSWAFYNIGKVAIKQIQGFLNKEA, via the coding sequence ATGGACTGGCGAATTTTGGTGGTGCTTCTGCCTGTTATTTTGGCGGGAAGCTGGGCTTTTTATAACATTGGTAAGGTCGCAATCAAGCAAATTCAAGGCTTTCTGAACAAAGAAGCGTAG